From Spiroplasma endosymbiont of Amphimallon solstitiale:
ATATAGATACAAATAAAGAAACATTAGAAATTTCTTTTAATTATGTAGAAAAGTATTTTAATTATGTAGAAAAGTATGGATGACCAAAAATTATTCATCAATTTACACTTAAAATATTATTTTTAATTAAAAATTTGTTAAAAGTAACATTATTTAGTGTAAAAATTCTCTAAAAATAACACTTTATCATGTATCATTACTTTTCTACAAAATTAAAGGAAAAGTATGGATGACCAAAAATTATTCATCAATTTACACTTAAAATATTATTTTTAATTAAAAATTTGTTAAAAGTAACATTATTTAGTGTAAAAATTCTCTAAAAATAACACTTTATCATGTATCATTACTTTTCTACAAAATTAAAGGAAATTTCTTTTAACAACGGGCAAAGATGGACACATTTATGTAATTGCAAATAATAGTATTTATAAATGTCTAGCAGAACAAACAAAATTTATAATAATAAGTGAGCATTGGGGAGTACCTGTTAATGCTATTTTAGTAACAGATGAAAATGGAACTATCTATATTGCAGATAATAATATTTATAAATATTCAGTAAAACAAAAAGAATTTAAGAAAATAAATAATTCACCAATAGATGGAATAATCAAAAAAATAATAATAAATAATAAAAATATTTATATAATAACTAGTAATAACTTTGCAATAAATAAAGTTTATAAATTTGATTTTTTACAATCAAACTTTATTGAACTGAAAGTTATTGATAATGATACATATGATGTTAGTAATATTACTTTTGATAGTAATAAAAATATTTATGTTTTAACTATTAATGGTATTTATAAATGTTCATCTGAACAAACAGAATTTAAAAAAATGACAAAAATATGATGAAAAACAACAGAATTTCATTTTAATAACGGAAAATTAACTGATATAAGTTATTGAAAACAGACTAGAAATAATTCATTTATTCATACATTTGAATGAAATACAGAATATGGTTTACCACTTGATTATCGATATATTACTTTTTTTAATGAAAATGGTACAGAAGATTATGTAGATTCATCTTATAGTTGAGGCGATACAGGATACCCAGCTATTAACATTAATCAAGTTATTAAAAATCTAAATTTTCAAAAAAATTTAATAAATGCAAAAGTAACAACAAATGGACCTATTAACCCAGCAAATTTTTGTAATAGTATCATATGTAATAATAAAGAAAGAGGCTTTTTAGAAATCTGTGTATCTTTGTTTTACAAAGTACTAGTTCAGATTAATTCTGTCTTCAAATTTTATCATAAAATGAGCAATTGCTGTATTTCAATTTTGAATAGGCAATGTTCATTTTTTTGTTATATTTTCAATTGCTAAATAAAATATTTTAAAAACTGACATATCATTAGGAAAAGCTTTTTTGTTTCTAATAACTTTTCGTAATTGACTATTAACAGATTCAATAGCATTTGTTGTATAAATTACTCGTTTGATTTCTGCAGGATAACTAATAAAAATCATCAAATTTTCTCAATTTTTATATCAAGATTTAGCAATTTGGGGATATTGTTTATTTCATTTACTTTCAAATGATTCTAAAGCTTGCATTGCTTGTTCTTCACTACATGCACTATAAATTGGTTTTAAATCTGTAACTAGAGTTTTTCGATGTTTGTATGAAACATATTTTAAACTATTTCGAATTTGATGAACAATGCATAATTGATGTTCTGTTTTAGGATAAACTGCTTGTATTGCTTCTGACATGCCTGTTAAATTATCACTACAAGCAATCAAAATATCATTTAAGCCTCGATTTTTCATTTCTGTGAAATTAGCTAATCAAAATTTAGCACCTTCATTTTCACTAATTCATAAGCCTAAAACATCTTTTTTACCTTCTAAATCAACTCCTAATGCTATATAAACTGATTTATTAATAATCCGTTTATCTTGTCGAACTTTAACTACTATACAATCAAAATAAACAATCGGATAAACGCTTTCTAATGGTCGATTTTGTCATGCTTTGACATCATCAATAACATCATCAGTAATTTGACTAATAACACTTTCACTAATATCAGCACCATGATATAACTCTTGTAACTGCATTCTAATGTCAGATAGAGTCATACCTTTTGCATATAGTGAAAGCACTTGTTGATCAAAACCATCAAATCTTCGCTGTCTTTTTGCAACTATTACAGGAGTAAAATCACTATTGCGATCTCTTGGTACATCAATCTCAATTTTACCTTGTTGAGTTATTAATTTTTTTGAACTTGTACCATTACGAGCATTTTCAGTATTACTATGTTGATTTTTTTCATATCCTAAATAATTTTGCATTTCAGAATTCAACATTTTTTCAACTAAACGTTTTGTTAATTCTTTATATAAACCCCCTTCTTTAAAAACTGTTGTTAAATCTCCAGTATTTTCTAATAATAAATCTACTGCTTTTGATATTGGATCATTATTATTAATATTTTGTTTTTTAGCCATCTGTAACTCACTCTTTCTAGTCATTTAATTATATTTACTAGAATTAATTAAACATAGTTATTTTTGTAAGTTACACAGATTACTAAACATTGCCAAATAAAATTAATAAATTACAAAGTAAATTAAATTCTATTAATAAACAAACAGAAGTAAAAAGTATTTATTAATAAAAAATGCCTATTAAAGGCATTTTTACTTATTTATAAACTCATATGATTATAATCTCAATTTAATGAAGCATTATCTAAAAGTACATCACTCATATTAGCGCCATATTGACTACTTGTTTCACTATTAATGGTAAATCTATTATCATTTATTAATCTTCTTGTTTCATTATTAAATGCTGTTTCTTGCATTTCTTGAATATGATTTGTAGTTTCCATTGGTAATAAATTATGAATAATTTCACTTGCTCCAGCAACTATTGTCGGAACTGCATAAGCATTATTAAAATCATTATTTATCCCCATTGCAACACCACTTGAAATTAAACAACCACCAGTTGCCATATTACATATCTTTCTTATATTTTCAAATCTATTCGGTATTAATTCAGTAAAAGCACTAATAAGATTTGCAAAAGCAAAAGCATTTAATGAAATATAAGTATCTCAATCCATGAAATTATTATCATTATTAGTATTAATATTAAATAATAAATCTGGTGGAAATGGGTCAACAGTAGTTGTAGGAATTGGTGTTGTTGGAATAATAGGATTAATATTATTTTCGTTTCATTTAATATAATTTGTTATAAAAGTTGTACTTAAACCAATTGTTATTTTTTTAAATATATTAATTAATTTATTTTTAGGTGTTGGATGTTGATTAATATTTCAAATATCAATTCCTAATTTTTTACTAAAAAATAAAGCATTAATACTTCCTAATATTGGATAATTTAATAAATGTCCATAATATGAACTTATACCTATCATTGCTGATAATGGTGATATTCCCGTTCTTATTAATTTTAATAAAGTATAATTTGAATTTGTAGTTTCTGTATTTGGCATTTTCTATTCTCCTTTTATAATAATGTTCATAAGTTTATAAATTAAATAATTGTTATAAAAATTACATTCTTTATAATCTTCTGTTAAATATATTAATAACTCCATATTATTCATGATTAACTTTCTTTTATAAATTTAAATTGCATATTTCCAATAGTATCTCTATTATTACCAACTATAATTAAATATCCAGTTTGATTATTTTCTAATATTCATGAATAAAAAATATCTTGTGGATATAATTTTGGATATAAATTTAATGCTAATAAATAACATAAAGCATCTTCTTTATTTTTTAATAAACTTACTGTTGGACATTTTATTTCTTTTGGACTTTTGTCATTATAAAATCATTCAGTTCTAATATTTCTCATTATTTCACATCCTTTTATGAACTCATCAGCACCGTAATAAACGGTGGACTATAGAATTATAATGTTATCCAAATTTTTAATAATTCTATAGTTTCGTTCTGTATAGATATAAAATTTAGGACTTACATTGACATATTTTAAGCAAGAATAAAAAATAGGGAATAGGAGTTAGAAAGGATATATGTCAAATGCCTAAATATTAATTATTTTCAATATTAATATCATCAATATTTATATTGATAGTTATTCCAACTAAATTTTTTAATTCTTTTAATTTATCTATTATTTCTAAAATATCTTGTTTAGTCATTATCAAATTCACCATTTTTAATTTTTTCATAAATTATTTTTAAAGTATGTTGTGCTGATAAATTATAATTTTTTAATGCTTCTTCTATTGGTAATTTATAATATTTATTAATCTCATTTATTAAATAATTATTTAATTTTTCTTTATTCATAATGAATTTACCTTTCACTAAACTTCAAAATTTTCTATAATTTCTTCTTCTTTTTCTAATTCTTTTAATTTAGATAAAGTAGAATTTATATCAGTATTATCAATATTATTATTTGAATTAATAATTTTAACTTCATCACCAGTATTATCCTTATATGCAATAGTTTCTTCATCAATTACTACACCTTGGTCTAATTGAAGTGCCAAATTAATATCATCTTGATTATTTAATACTATAATTGGTGTTTTATTAATTTCACGAATTAATGCTTTAACTACTGTTTTTAAAGCCATTTGGTCAAATGCAGAAGTTCATATATGATTTAATTTTCATTCTTGACTTTTTTTATTATAAGTTTTTCCATATTTATCTTTATGTTGATTAATTTCTTCAACAGTCATTCCTTTATAAAAATTATTAATTTTACCATTTTTATCTAAAAGTGAAATATAACAATAATAACCAATAGTATTAATTGTTTTTCTTTCAAAAATTAATGCTGGATTAATTTCTCATTTATTATTTTCTTTATTAAATTTATGTGCAGTTGTTATTTTTTCTCTTTGAAAATCAACAACTAATCCAGTTCTTTGTAATAATGTTAATCAACCATCTTCTTGAATTTGAACTTGTAATTCATCACCATAAGGAATTAATGCTAATTCTTTTTTAATTGGATTAATTGAAAGATTTAATTTATATAAATTAATTAATGCATTAATTAAACTTTGTGTATTCATATTTTTTAAATCTTTACTAGAATTTATAATCATTTCATAATAATTTCTAAATTTTACATATTCTTCTTTATTACTTTTAATAAAATTAGGAATTTTTAATTCATTTTTATTATTACTCATTAGTTGATTCTCCTTTTTTATTTAATAATTCTAAAATTTCATCTAATTTTTTATTAATTTTTCCTAAATGTTTTAATAAAATTAAAATTGATTTATCCATACCAGAACTTTTTTTATCCATAAGTTGCTCCTATCATTTTTTAATTGTTTTAAATCTATTATCTAAATGTACTTCAATATTTTTATTAGGATTAACTATTAAATGACTATTAATAACAATTCAATTATTTACATTACTATCTAATTTTTTAGGTAATTTATCAAATTCAATTGAATTACAAGAATAAATAATTTTTTCTTTAATTGATTTTTCATTAATCATTTTTATCATTCTTTTCTAATCTAAATTTAAAAATAAAATCTATATCATTTTCTTCAAATTCTTTTTTTACAATTTTATTTCAATTTTTATATTGAATTTCATTTTTAAAACTTAATAATATACTTAATAAGTTATTTTTTACTTCTTCATAATTTCATTGTTCATCTGTAATTACT
This genomic window contains:
- a CDS encoding IS256 family transposase — its product is MAKKQNINNNDPISKAVDLLLENTGDLTTVFKEGGLYKELTKRLVEKMLNSEMQNYLGYEKNQHSNTENARNGTSSKKLITQQGKIEIDVPRDRNSDFTPVIVAKRQRRFDGFDQQVLSLYAKGMTLSDIRMQLQELYHGADISESVISQITDDVIDDVKAWQNRPLESVYPIVYFDCIVVKVRQDKRIINKSVYIALGVDLEGKKDVLGLWISENEGAKFWLANFTEMKNRGLNDILIACSDNLTGMSEAIQAVYPKTEHQLCIVHQIRNSLKYVSYKHRKTLVTDLKPIYSACSEEQAMQALESFESKWNKQYPQIAKSWYKNWENLMIFISYPAEIKRVIYTTNAIESVNSQLRKVIRNKKAFPNDMSVFKIFYLAIENITKKWTLPIQNWNTAIAHFMIKFEDRINLN
- a CDS encoding RecT family recombinase translates to MSNNKNELKIPNFIKSNKEEYVKFRNYYEMIINSSKDLKNMNTQSLINALINLYKLNLSINPIKKELALIPYGDELQVQIQEDGWLTLLQRTGLVVDFQREKITTAHKFNKENNKWEINPALIFERKTINTIGYYCYISLLDKNGKINNFYKGMTVEEINQHKDKYGKTYNKKSQEWKLNHIWTSAFDQMALKTVVKALIREINKTPIIVLNNQDDINLALQLDQGVVIDEETIAYKDNTGDEVKIINSNNNIDNTDINSTLSKLKELEKEEEIIENFEV